GCAACGGGTCGGCAATACCACGGCGGCGCAGGTCAACGAGGTTGCCGACTGGCTTTCCGGGTTCGTGCGCGAGAATCGCCTGCCGCAGAAGGTGCTCATGCTCCACCAGTTCCAGACGCAAATGATCCAAGACCGCGAGGCGATCAACACCGCGCACCCGGAGCTCGCGTTCGTCTTGCACGCCGACGGCCACGGCACGGCCGAGGACAAGTTCTACACGTGGGCCAAGATGCGCGAGGGGCTCTCGCCGGACTACGCGATGGGGTGGAAGAACTTCATCGACGAGGACACTCCGATGTTCACCCCGGAGCAGACCTACGACAGCGTTGATCCGCGGCCGTCCTTCGTGTCCTACCAGTAGCTATGTGGTTGCGGGCTAGTGACGCTTGTTAGTGCAACTCGTTAGTGCATCTCGCTTGTGCGGTCCGCTAGTGCAGTCCGCTAGTGCAGCCCTTGGCAGACCCACCCCTGGGGCAGCACGTGGGTGTCGAGGATGGACTCGATGATGGCGGCAGCGCCCGCGGGAACGGTGGCGTCGGCCTGGGAGTAGAGGATCTGCTCCTCTTTCTCGTTGTGGTCCTTGAGCAACCCCGCGACCTGCTGGCACAGTGTGGGCAGCTCGTCGTGGCTGGGTGCGGCGATGGCCTGATCGATGCGGTCGAGCAGCGGCCACATCTGGGCGTGCTCGCGGATCATGACCATGACCGGCATCATCATGCCCGCTTCCCGAAGCGGCGGGAAGAGATGCTCTTCCTCCATGTAGATATGGCTGCGCAGATCGTGGACGGCGCTCGAGAGGTTGTCGAGTGCTTCGGGGAACGTCTCGCCGCGGGCGACGGCGTGGAAGGGCGCGTCGATGGCGGCGTGGTCGTCGGTTAGCTGTGCGGCGAGCGAGTCCGCGGGGTACTGGGGGTTCATGACCTCGAGCATAGGCACACCCCGCGCGGGGGCGGGGTGTGCGTGGGGCGACAGGTGCGTGCGGTGTCTAGGCGAGTGCGGCGGCGGGCGTGCGCTCGAGGGTCTCGGCGTGCTCGCCCTCGTTCCAGACGTTCTCGTCCCAGATGCCAGCGCGCTTTGCGACGACCAGGGCCGACAGCGACTGTCCGGTGACGTTGACCGCGGTGCGGCCCATGTCGACGATCGGCTCGATCGCCAGCAGCAGGCCGACGCCGGCCAGGGGCAGGCCCAGGGTGGACAGGGTCAGGGTGAGCATGACCGTCGCGCCGGTGGTGCCCGCGGTGGCAGCGGAACCGATGACGGAGACGAAGATGATGAGCAGGTAGTGCGTGAGGCTTAGGTGCACGCCGTAGAACTGGGCCACGAAGATGGCGGCGACGGCGGGGTAGACGGCGGCGCAGCCGTCCATCTTGGTCGTCGAGCCCAGCGGGATCGCGAAGGAAGCGTATTCGCGCGGCACGCCCATCGACTCGGTGACGCGCTCGTTGACTGGCATGACGCCGATGGAAGAGCGGGTGACGAAGCCGAGGGAGGTCACCGGCCATACGCGCTTGTAGAACCCGGCGACCGGAATCTTGTGCGCGAGCAGCACGACGGGGTAGATGACGCCGAGGACGATGGCGAGCCCCACGTAGATGGCGAGTACGAACTTGCCCAGGCTGCCGAGCGCTTCCCAGCCGTAGGTGGACACGGCCTTGCCGATGAGTGCGGCGGTGCCGA
This is a stretch of genomic DNA from Corynebacterium vitaeruminis DSM 20294. It encodes these proteins:
- a CDS encoding hemerythrin domain-containing protein encodes the protein MNPQYPADSLAAQLTDDHAAIDAPFHAVARGETFPEALDNLSSAVHDLRSHIYMEEEHLFPPLREAGMMMPVMVMIREHAQMWPLLDRIDQAIAAPSHDELPTLCQQVAGLLKDHNEKEEQILYSQADATVPAGAAAIIESILDTHVLPQGWVCQGLH
- a CDS encoding dicarboxylate/amino acid:cation symporter; amino-acid sequence: MSAPTKSRLPGWLTGFGAQVITGLIVGLILGLIARSLDAGLGDQTSWLTNVLTWVGSTYVQLLKVMIPPLILTAVITSVANLRKVANAARLAVSTIAWFAITAFFSVVTGIVVGLVLRPGENTSIDPSSAAEPTTTGSWLGFIDSIVPSNFLGLSASTSRSGDISLGFNVLQLLVISFAFGIAAVKSGKAAEPFITFAESLLKIVQVILWWIIRLAPIGTAALIGKAVSTYGWEALGSLGKFVLAIYVGLAIVLGVIYPVVLLAHKIPVAGFYKRVWPVTSLGFVTRSSIGVMPVNERVTESMGVPREYASFAIPLGSTTKMDGCAAVYPAVAAIFVAQFYGVHLSLTHYLLIIFVSVIGSAATAGTTGATVMLTLTLSTLGLPLAGVGLLLAIEPIVDMGRTAVNVTGQSLSALVVAKRAGIWDENVWNEGEHAETLERTPAAALA